One window of Catharus ustulatus isolate bCatUst1 chromosome 3, bCatUst1.pri.v2, whole genome shotgun sequence genomic DNA carries:
- the TTBK1 gene encoding tau-tubulin kinase 1 isoform X2, whose amino-acid sequence MRKAEEMCQLIERKPRNVAGFRGTVRYASVNAHKNREMGRHDDLWSLFYMLVEFAVGQLPWRKIKDKEQVGMIKEKYEHRMLLKHMPSEFHLFLDHIASLDYFTKPDYQLIMSVFENSMKERGITENEAFDWEKAGTDILLSTSTSTPPQQNTRQTAAMFGVVNVTPVPGDLLRENTEDVLQGEHLSDQENAPPILSGRPVEGLGQAPNTPFNEGEVWEETDVNRNKLRISISKTQCMVEEEQRNGVCPSSPVRVPPESPTAQVRSLRYRRVNSPESERLSTADGKADPHERRSRMDIPGSPSRLVCSSQPAQMLSIDTGQADRQASGRMDVSASVEHEALSNAFRSVPLAEEEDFDSKEWVIIDKETELKDFHPGAEPSTSGTTDEEPEELRPIEDGEERRRLGADAAVRPKTHDGRSRGMLPVTEEDSSHRHEGPSQTVSDSRHEQQTGSPAHSPLHSAPALRQRRRESEPTGPQRQAYLLKSFEMNGLPKAVPLSLPYQDFRKDMCNYWEKPKLSQRIKKVDFSNIILTAPCKPLEPYLEMNGKEEEEEEEEEEDYEEEEDEQDEGEEEEEGNEIDMHSDSSSDLSQKSTERSQECAPSTLLADDQKGSKGRASTADGDLELEEGSKTLVLFSPGDLKKSPVAADLPPEVDLGTLAALTPQSERPQPMGSQLDVSEPGTLSSVLKSEPKPPVAVATASSPFTKVERTFVHIAEKTHLNVMSSSGQLMRHEECCPPGQFEEAIIEEELDHHDLVLVENGSIHSGLEGAETESCALSANPVETTSETMGEQPALPNGVPKLPEDEPELSGKALLSLDLEEPDKVATREPGLEKAASATEHLKRAETLLDTPQQGPRRPLGSRYRSRIPILFSEEDTGSDLSTSLSAKERLYKRAKQPDLARLVMEKRQSRLLRLASGASSSASSSDERRRASETLSATGSEEDTHDSDDSIPRKGEKKAVLLGREERAISTRSRIPRPIVPVKTPLEVARSESSVAAAVAGLGSSPQDAAAACRLQTQRPAGSVPSEGRTTQVQSRLPSSPSSSSLPPRSSSQRSSGASPRSPVIPSRNPSTSPRSQLLPRRESPSPCRQHKPGTAPQRVPPSPRPQPSAQTPGPTGDSLPSPGVAKKRQRGKTQTQSPATKGKQVSLESKAAAR is encoded by the exons CTAATTATGTCGGTTTTCGAGAACAGCATGAAAGAAAGGGGCATCACCGAGAATGAAGCCTTTGACTGGGAGAAGGCTGGTACAGATATCTTGTTGTCCACTAGCACCTCAACTCCACCACAGCAGAACACCAGGCAGACAGCAGCCATGTTTGG GGTGGTTAATGTCACTCCGGTACCCGGGGACCTGCTCCGTGAGAACACTGAGGATGTCCTACAGGGTGAACATTTGAGTGATCAAGAGAATGCTCCTCCCATCCTGTCAGGTCGGCCAGTGGAAGGTCTTGGTCAGGCTCCAAACACGCCTTTCAATGAGGGTGAAGTTTGGGAAGAGACAGATGTGAATCGCAACAAACTCAGGATCAGCATCAGCAAA ACTCAGTGCATGgtggaagaggagcagagaaacGGGGTGTGCCCCAGTTCCCCTGTCCGAGTGCCTCCAGAGTCCCCGACCGCACAAGTGCGCTCCCTCCGCTACCGTCGCGTCAACAGCCCCGAGTCAGAGCGGCTCTCCACGGCTGATGGAAAAGCAGATCCACATGAAAGAAG GTCCCGAATGGATATCCCTGGCTCTCCGTCACGGCTCGTGTGCTCCTCGCAGCCAGCCCAGATGCTGTCCATCGATACTGGCCAGGCAGACCGGCAGGCGAGCGGCAGGATGGACGTGTCCGCCTCTGTGGAGCACGAGGCCCTCAGCAACGCCTTCCGCTCTGTGCCGCTCGCTGAGGAGGAGGACTTTGACAGCAAGGAGTGGGTTATCATTGACAAGGAGACAGAGCTGAAGGACTTCCACCCcggtgctgagccaagcacctcTGGAACCACAGATGAGGAGCCTGAGGAGCTGAGGCCTATTGAAGATGGGGAAGAGAGAAGGCGCCTGGGGGCAGATGCTGCAGTGAGGCCGAAGACTCACGATGGGCGAAGCCGGGGTATGCTGCCTGTGACTGAGGAGGACAGTTCCCATAGACACGAAGGACCTTCTCAAACAGTGTCTGACAGTAGACATGAACAGCAGACAGGAAGTCCAGCCCACTCCCCTTTACATTCAGCACCAGCTCTCCGACAAAGGAGACGAGAATCTGAACCTACTGGTCCTCAGAGACAG GCATACCTGCTGAAGTCATTTGAAATGAATGGCCTGCCCAAGGCGGTCCCTTTAAGTTTGCCTTACCAAGACTTCAGAAAAGATATGTGCAACTACTGGGAAAAGCCTAAGTTATCCCAGCGGATAAAGAAAGTTGATTTCTCAAATATCATCTTGACTGCTCCTTGCAAACCTCTGGAACCTTACCTGGAAATGaatggaaaagaggaggaggaggaggaagaagaggaggaagactatgaggaggaggaagatgagcaggatgagggggaggaggaggaggagggcaatGAGATTGACATGCACAGTGATTCCAGCAGTGACCTGAGTCAGAAGAGCACAGAGCGCAGCCAGGAGTGTGCACCATCCACGCTCCTGGCTGATGACCAGAAGGGGTCCAAGGGTCGAGCATCCACTGCTGATGGGgacctggagctggaggaaggcTCAAAAACATTAGTGCTGTTTTCACCAGGCGATCTGAAGAAGTCTCCAGTGGCCGCAGACTTACCTCCAGAAGTTGATCTGGGCACTCTCGCTGCACTGACACCCCAGAGTGAGCGGCCGCAGCCCATGGGGAGCCAGCTGGATGTGTCTGAGCCAGGGACCCTGTCCTCAGTCCTTAAATCTGAACCAAAGCCTCCCGTGGCAGTGGCTACAGCTTCCTCCCCGTTTACCAAAGTGGAGCGCACATTCGTGCACATTGCTGAGAAGACGCACCTGAACGTGATGTCTTCCAGCGGGCAGCTGATGCGGCACGAGGAGTGCTGCCCCCCGGGGCAGTTCGAGGAGGCCATCATCGAGGAGGAGCTGGACCACCACGACCTGGTGCTGGTGGAGAATGGAAGCATTCATTCGGGGCTGGAAGGGGCAGAGACGGAGAGCTGCGCGCTTTCAGCCAATCCCGTCGAGACCACCTCAGAGACCATGGGGGAGCAGCCGGCCCTTCCCAACGGTGTGCCAAAGCTTCCCGAGGACGAACCAGAGCTCTCCGGCAAAGCACTGCTCTCACTGGATTTGGAAGAGCCTGACAAGGTGGCTACCAGGGAGCCTGGCCTCGAGAAAGCAGCATCAGCCACAGAGCACCTGAAGCGAGCAGAGACCCTCCTGGACACGCCGCAGCAGGGCCCCAGGAGGCCGCTGGGCTCCAGGTATAGGAGCCGGATTCCCATTTTGTTCTCTGAGGAGGACACTGGCTCAGACCTTTCAACTTCACTCTCAGCCAAAGAAAGGCTTTATAAGAGGGCAAAGCAGCCCGACCTGGCTCGCCTGGTGATGGAGAAGAGACAGAGCCGGCTGCTCCGGCTGGCCTCCGGCGCCTCCTCCTCAGCCTCATCCAGCGACGAGCGGCGGCGAGCCTCCGAAACCCTGTCGGCCACCGGTTCCGAGGAGGACACCCACGACTCTGATGACTCCATCCCACGGAAGGGAGAGAagaaggctgtgctgctggggagagaagagagagcCATAAGCACAAGGAGCAGAATTCCTCGTCCCATCGTGCCGGTGAAAACGCCGTTGGAGGTGGCAAGGTCGGAGAGCTCCGTGGCTGCTGcggtggcagggctgggcagctccccacaggatgcagctgctgcctgcag gctTCAGACACAGAGACCAGCTGGAAGTGTCCCATCCGAGGGTCGAACAACGCAGGTACAAAGTCGGCTTCCTTCGTCACCGagttcctcttctcttcctccacGGAGCAGCTCGCAGAGGTCCAGTGGTGCATCCCCTCGGAGCCCTGTCATTCCTTCCAGGAACCCCAGTACTTCCCCCAGAAGCCAGCTGCTGCCTCGGAGGGAAAGCCCTTCTCCCTGCCGGCAGCATAAACCAGGGACTGCTCCTCAGCGAGTTCCTCCTTCCCCCCGACCTCAGCCCTCAGCTCAGACCCCGGGGCCTACAGGAGATTCCCTGCCATCTCCTGGCGTGGCCAAAAAACGACAAAGAGGAAAAACCCAGACTCAAAGTCCAGCAACCAAAGGAAAGCAGGTGTCCCTGGAAAGTAAGGCAGCTGCCAGATAA
- the TTBK1 gene encoding tau-tubulin kinase 1 isoform X3, producing MGRHDDLWSLFYMLVEFAVGQLPWRKIKDKEQVGMIKEKYEHRMLLKHMPSEFHLFLDHIASLDYFTKPDYQLIMSVFENSMKERGITENEAFDWEKAGTDILLSTSTSTPPQQNTRQTAAMFGVVNVTPVPGDLLRENTEDVLQGEHLSDQENAPPILSGRPVEGLGQAPNTPFNEGEVWEETDVNRNKLRISISKTQCMVEEEQRNGVCPSSPVRVPPESPTAQVRSLRYRRVNSPESERLSTADGKADPHERRSRMDIPGSPSRLVCSSQPAQMLSIDTGQADRQASGRMDVSASVEHEALSNAFRSVPLAEEEDFDSKEWVIIDKETELKDFHPGAEPSTSGTTDEEPEELRPIEDGEERRRLGADAAVRPKTHDGRSRGMLPVTEEDSSHRHEGPSQTVSDSRHEQQTGSPAHSPLHSAPALRQRRRESEPTGPQRQAYLLKSFEMNGLPKAVPLSLPYQDFRKDMCNYWEKPKLSQRIKKVDFSNIILTAPCKPLEPYLEMNGKEEEEEEEEEEDYEEEEDEQDEGEEEEEGNEIDMHSDSSSDLSQKSTERSQECAPSTLLADDQKGSKGRASTADGDLELEEGSKTLVLFSPGDLKKSPVAADLPPEVDLGTLAALTPQSERPQPMGSQLDVSEPGTLSSVLKSEPKPPVAVATASSPFTKVERTFVHIAEKTHLNVMSSSGQLMRHEECCPPGQFEEAIIEEELDHHDLVLVENGSIHSGLEGAETESCALSANPVETTSETMGEQPALPNGVPKLPEDEPELSGKALLSLDLEEPDKVATREPGLEKAASATEHLKRAETLLDTPQQGPRRPLGSRYRSRIPILFSEEDTGSDLSTSLSAKERLYKRAKQPDLARLVMEKRQSRLLRLASGASSSASSSDERRRASETLSATGSEEDTHDSDDSIPRKGEKKAVLLGREERAISTRSRIPRPIVPVKTPLEVARSESSVAAAVAGLGSSPQDAAAACRLQTQRPAGSVPSEGRTTQVQSRLPSSPSSSSLPPRSSSQRSSGASPRSPVIPSRNPSTSPRSQLLPRRESPSPCRQHKPGTAPQRVPPSPRPQPSAQTPGPTGDSLPSPGVAKKRQRGKTQTQSPATKGKQVSLESKAAAR from the exons CTAATTATGTCGGTTTTCGAGAACAGCATGAAAGAAAGGGGCATCACCGAGAATGAAGCCTTTGACTGGGAGAAGGCTGGTACAGATATCTTGTTGTCCACTAGCACCTCAACTCCACCACAGCAGAACACCAGGCAGACAGCAGCCATGTTTGG GGTGGTTAATGTCACTCCGGTACCCGGGGACCTGCTCCGTGAGAACACTGAGGATGTCCTACAGGGTGAACATTTGAGTGATCAAGAGAATGCTCCTCCCATCCTGTCAGGTCGGCCAGTGGAAGGTCTTGGTCAGGCTCCAAACACGCCTTTCAATGAGGGTGAAGTTTGGGAAGAGACAGATGTGAATCGCAACAAACTCAGGATCAGCATCAGCAAA ACTCAGTGCATGgtggaagaggagcagagaaacGGGGTGTGCCCCAGTTCCCCTGTCCGAGTGCCTCCAGAGTCCCCGACCGCACAAGTGCGCTCCCTCCGCTACCGTCGCGTCAACAGCCCCGAGTCAGAGCGGCTCTCCACGGCTGATGGAAAAGCAGATCCACATGAAAGAAG GTCCCGAATGGATATCCCTGGCTCTCCGTCACGGCTCGTGTGCTCCTCGCAGCCAGCCCAGATGCTGTCCATCGATACTGGCCAGGCAGACCGGCAGGCGAGCGGCAGGATGGACGTGTCCGCCTCTGTGGAGCACGAGGCCCTCAGCAACGCCTTCCGCTCTGTGCCGCTCGCTGAGGAGGAGGACTTTGACAGCAAGGAGTGGGTTATCATTGACAAGGAGACAGAGCTGAAGGACTTCCACCCcggtgctgagccaagcacctcTGGAACCACAGATGAGGAGCCTGAGGAGCTGAGGCCTATTGAAGATGGGGAAGAGAGAAGGCGCCTGGGGGCAGATGCTGCAGTGAGGCCGAAGACTCACGATGGGCGAAGCCGGGGTATGCTGCCTGTGACTGAGGAGGACAGTTCCCATAGACACGAAGGACCTTCTCAAACAGTGTCTGACAGTAGACATGAACAGCAGACAGGAAGTCCAGCCCACTCCCCTTTACATTCAGCACCAGCTCTCCGACAAAGGAGACGAGAATCTGAACCTACTGGTCCTCAGAGACAG GCATACCTGCTGAAGTCATTTGAAATGAATGGCCTGCCCAAGGCGGTCCCTTTAAGTTTGCCTTACCAAGACTTCAGAAAAGATATGTGCAACTACTGGGAAAAGCCTAAGTTATCCCAGCGGATAAAGAAAGTTGATTTCTCAAATATCATCTTGACTGCTCCTTGCAAACCTCTGGAACCTTACCTGGAAATGaatggaaaagaggaggaggaggaggaagaagaggaggaagactatgaggaggaggaagatgagcaggatgagggggaggaggaggaggagggcaatGAGATTGACATGCACAGTGATTCCAGCAGTGACCTGAGTCAGAAGAGCACAGAGCGCAGCCAGGAGTGTGCACCATCCACGCTCCTGGCTGATGACCAGAAGGGGTCCAAGGGTCGAGCATCCACTGCTGATGGGgacctggagctggaggaaggcTCAAAAACATTAGTGCTGTTTTCACCAGGCGATCTGAAGAAGTCTCCAGTGGCCGCAGACTTACCTCCAGAAGTTGATCTGGGCACTCTCGCTGCACTGACACCCCAGAGTGAGCGGCCGCAGCCCATGGGGAGCCAGCTGGATGTGTCTGAGCCAGGGACCCTGTCCTCAGTCCTTAAATCTGAACCAAAGCCTCCCGTGGCAGTGGCTACAGCTTCCTCCCCGTTTACCAAAGTGGAGCGCACATTCGTGCACATTGCTGAGAAGACGCACCTGAACGTGATGTCTTCCAGCGGGCAGCTGATGCGGCACGAGGAGTGCTGCCCCCCGGGGCAGTTCGAGGAGGCCATCATCGAGGAGGAGCTGGACCACCACGACCTGGTGCTGGTGGAGAATGGAAGCATTCATTCGGGGCTGGAAGGGGCAGAGACGGAGAGCTGCGCGCTTTCAGCCAATCCCGTCGAGACCACCTCAGAGACCATGGGGGAGCAGCCGGCCCTTCCCAACGGTGTGCCAAAGCTTCCCGAGGACGAACCAGAGCTCTCCGGCAAAGCACTGCTCTCACTGGATTTGGAAGAGCCTGACAAGGTGGCTACCAGGGAGCCTGGCCTCGAGAAAGCAGCATCAGCCACAGAGCACCTGAAGCGAGCAGAGACCCTCCTGGACACGCCGCAGCAGGGCCCCAGGAGGCCGCTGGGCTCCAGGTATAGGAGCCGGATTCCCATTTTGTTCTCTGAGGAGGACACTGGCTCAGACCTTTCAACTTCACTCTCAGCCAAAGAAAGGCTTTATAAGAGGGCAAAGCAGCCCGACCTGGCTCGCCTGGTGATGGAGAAGAGACAGAGCCGGCTGCTCCGGCTGGCCTCCGGCGCCTCCTCCTCAGCCTCATCCAGCGACGAGCGGCGGCGAGCCTCCGAAACCCTGTCGGCCACCGGTTCCGAGGAGGACACCCACGACTCTGATGACTCCATCCCACGGAAGGGAGAGAagaaggctgtgctgctggggagagaagagagagcCATAAGCACAAGGAGCAGAATTCCTCGTCCCATCGTGCCGGTGAAAACGCCGTTGGAGGTGGCAAGGTCGGAGAGCTCCGTGGCTGCTGcggtggcagggctgggcagctccccacaggatgcagctgctgcctgcag gctTCAGACACAGAGACCAGCTGGAAGTGTCCCATCCGAGGGTCGAACAACGCAGGTACAAAGTCGGCTTCCTTCGTCACCGagttcctcttctcttcctccacGGAGCAGCTCGCAGAGGTCCAGTGGTGCATCCCCTCGGAGCCCTGTCATTCCTTCCAGGAACCCCAGTACTTCCCCCAGAAGCCAGCTGCTGCCTCGGAGGGAAAGCCCTTCTCCCTGCCGGCAGCATAAACCAGGGACTGCTCCTCAGCGAGTTCCTCCTTCCCCCCGACCTCAGCCCTCAGCTCAGACCCCGGGGCCTACAGGAGATTCCCTGCCATCTCCTGGCGTGGCCAAAAAACGACAAAGAGGAAAAACCCAGACTCAAAGTCCAGCAACCAAAGGAAAGCAGGTGTCCCTGGAAAGTAAGGCAGCTGCCAGATAA